CCGTAGCTTCCCAGGGACTATCGATCCGCGCCTTCGAAGAAATCCCAAGCGCCGAAGACCCGAGATTCCCCGAATTCTACACACTGGTTGCTGATGCGGCTGAGGGGCTGTTAAGCCCGTTATACCCCGGTACGACAACATAATAGTATCCAGCAAAAAAACAGCAGGTCTCCATTTGGGGACCTGCTGTTTCTTGTTGGCAGAATGTAATCGAAAAACCGGTTACAATGGACGTGGCGGAGGCGCATCGGCCAAATGTATACGAAAAAGCGAACACAATTGGAGCTACGAAGGCCCGTCAGCCAAATGTATGCGAAACGAACACAATAGGAGCTACGTAAGCACATCGGCCAAATGTATGCGAAAAAGTGAATACAATTGGAGCTACGTAAGCACACGAGCCAAATGTATGCGAAAAAGCAAACACAATGGGTGTGGCGGAGGCGCGCGAGCCAAATGTATGCGAAAAAGCGAACACAATTGGAGCTACGAAGGCCCATCAGCCAAATGTATGCGAAAAAGCGAACACAATTGGAGCTACGAAGGCACATCAGCCAAATGTATGCGGAAAAGCGAACACAATTGGAGCTACGTAAGCACATCGGCCAAATGTAATCGAAAAACCGATCACATGTACCCGCTTCTACCGCATATACATCAGACCCACGGTAGCGGGACCGCAATGGCTGCCGATGACACAGCCGGCATGAATGACGGCGATCTCGGAGACGTTGGTCTGTCTCCGCAGCGCGGACTCCAAGTACTTGGCGTCCTCATCGGCCAGCGTATGGGCGACAATCAGCAGCTCTGTATCCATGTCGGCTGCATTCGCCAGCGCATGCTGGAGCATCTGCTCCACCGCCTTCTCCTTCTTGCCGCGGATGCGGGCAACCGGCACAATGGCCCCGTCCACCAGCCGCAGAACCGGCCGGATCTTCAGCAGGCTGCCGATGAAGTTCTGCATCCCCGAGCAGCGGCCGCCCATATATAAGTAGTCCAGCGTGTCGACCACGAATTCTGATTCCACCCGGCTGCGGGCTGCGGTGATCATCGCTGCGATGTCGGCGGCACTCTGTCCCTTGGCGGCGGCACGGGCTGCCTTCATCACCAGCAGCGCGATACCGCCGCATAAGGTCTCCGAATCGACGACATGCACCCGGCCCTCCGGGAATTCACCCGCTGCCAGAAGTGCATTCTGATATGTAGAGGATAGAGCAGAGGATAGACTGATATAGACGATATCATGGCCGCTATCAATTACCGGCTGAAAGGCAGTGATGAAATCTGCCGGGGAAGGGGCAGCTGTCTTGGGCAGAGCGCCGCGCGCGGCTACCCGGCGGTACACTTCCTCAGGGGTAATCTCTACCCCATCCTTAAATGTGCCGTCCTCAAAAACGACATATAACGGAACAATGCCGATATCATACGTGTCCTTCCAGCCTTGAGGCAAATCGGAAGTGCTGTCTGAAAAGATTTTTACGATAGACATGAATATCTCCTTCACCAATGTCGGATGAGAATACACTAGATTAAGACTCTATAATCTGTTTATTATACCAAGCTTACATAGAATCTCAAAACAAAAAAATGTAACCGGCCAGA
This region of Paenibacillus sp. FSL K6-1096 genomic DNA includes:
- a CDS encoding DegV family protein translates to MSIVKIFSDSTSDLPQGWKDTYDIGIVPLYVVFEDGTFKDGVEITPEEVYRRVAARGALPKTAAPSPADFITAFQPVIDSGHDIVYISLSSALSSTYQNALLAAGEFPEGRVHVVDSETLCGGIALLVMKAARAAAKGQSAADIAAMITAARSRVESEFVVDTLDYLYMGGRCSGMQNFIGSLLKIRPVLRLVDGAIVPVARIRGKKEKAVEQMLQHALANAADMDTELLIVAHTLADEDAKYLESALRRQTNVSEIAVIHAGCVIGSHCGPATVGLMYMR